In Candidatus Paceibacterota bacterium, one genomic interval encodes:
- a CDS encoding HD domain-containing protein: MKIGKEIEKIIKTLEEKGFEACLVGGCVRDFLMGKKPKDWDIATNALPEEILKLFKNSFSNNKFGTVLVLTNSKEKDLKEVEITTYRIDEKYTDKRHPDIVKWAKDIKEDLKRRDFTINAMAMRIKKGGFEIIDPFLGKEDIKKGIIKAVGKPQERFDEDALRMMRAVRFATTLGLKIEEKTKIAIKENINLLKNISQERIRDEFLKIIMSPLAKEGIEELRQLGALSIFMPELEKSYNVKQNKHHIYDCYEHAIFSLDYAAKKKFNMHVRVAALLHDIGKPQTKRGEGADSTFYNHEVVGARIAENILRRMKFQKKDIEKITKLVRYHLFYYNVGEVKESSVRRLVRNVGIENIDDLLSLRMSDRIGSGVPKAEPYKLRHLKYLIDKISQDPVSVSMLKIGGKEVMEELKISPGLKVGMILDILLGFVLNNPEKNKRDILLKELKKLSNLSDNDIE; the protein is encoded by the coding sequence ATGAAAATTGGGAAAGAAATAGAAAAAATTATAAAAACGCTTGAAGAAAAAGGATTTGAAGCATGTCTTGTAGGAGGTTGCGTGAGAGATTTTTTAATGGGCAAAAAACCAAAGGATTGGGATATCGCCACAAATGCTCTTCCTGAAGAAATTCTTAAGCTATTTAAAAACAGTTTTTCCAATAATAAGTTTGGGACTGTTTTAGTTTTAACAAATTCAAAGGAAAAAGATCTAAAAGAGGTAGAAATTACAACTTATCGAATAGATGAAAAATATACTGATAAAAGGCATCCGGATATTGTTAAATGGGCAAAGGATATAAAGGAGGATTTGAAAAGAAGGGACTTTACCATAAATGCTATGGCTATGAGAATAAAAAAAGGAGGTTTTGAAATTATAGACCCTTTTTTAGGAAAAGAAGACATTAAAAAAGGAATAATAAAGGCAGTGGGAAAACCGCAGGAGCGTTTTGATGAAGATGCGCTAAGAATGATGAGGGCGGTTCGGTTTGCAACCACTTTGGGATTAAAAATAGAAGAAAAAACAAAAATTGCGATTAAAGAAAATATTAATCTTTTAAAAAACATATCGCAAGAACGAATAAGAGATGAGTTTTTGAAAATCATTATGAGCCCTTTGGCTAAAGAAGGAATCGAAGAGCTAAGACAGCTTGGGGCGCTTTCTATTTTTATGCCAGAACTTGAAAAAAGCTATAATGTCAAACAAAACAAGCATCATATTTACGATTGTTATGAGCATGCCATTTTTTCTCTTGATTATGCAGCTAAAAAGAAATTTAACATGCATGTTAGAGTTGCCGCTTTACTTCATGATATTGGAAAACCGCAAACTAAAAGAGGAGAAGGCGCCGATTCTACTTTTTATAACCATGAAGTTGTCGGAGCAAGAATTGCAGAAAATATCTTAAGAAGAATGAAATTTCAAAAAAAGGATATTGAGAAAATAACAAAGCTTGTCCGCTATCACCTTTTTTACTACAATGTTGGAGAAGTAAAGGAAAGTTCCGTAAGACGGCTTGTCCGCAATGTCGGAATTGAAAACATAGATGATCTTCTTTCTCTCAGAATGTCAGACAGAATAGGGTCCGGAGTTCCTAAGGCCGAACCTTATAAATTAAGACATTTAAAATATTTAATCGATAAGATTTCTCAAGATCCTGTTTCCGTTTCAATGCTTAAAATCGGGGGAAAAGAAGTTATGGAGGAATTGAAAATTTCTCCTGGATTAAAGGTTGGGATGATTCTTGATATTTTACTTGGCTTTGTTTTAAACAATCCTGAAAAAAATAAAAGGGATATTTTGCTTAAAGAACTTAAAAAATTGTCTAATCTTTCTGATAATGATATTGAAA